Within Terriglobales bacterium, the genomic segment GTACCGGAAGTTCAGCAGTCTTCCCGGATCCCTGGCGTCGTGGAACAGCTTGTCGTGGCTGTATCCCTTCCGCTCCAGCATTGCGTAGAACTCCGTCAGGAGTGCGATAACGTCGGATTGCCGTTGATCAAACGGCCGAATCACGGCGATGGCGAAGATTCGATCTTGCATGCTATTCCTACCGCCTTACGTGTGGCGATCCACACCGAATTACACCGGTCTACGCACGACAGACATCAACTCAGGGTTTTTGCCGTACCGTTTTCACCTTCGCCGGTCTACGCTCTTCTGGTTCGGTGTTTCCGGAGATGTTATCAGTACCGACGGTGTGAAGTCGCATTAAATTCGTCGACCCCGTCGAGCCTAACGTACCCGAGATAACACCCATCACGTCGCCCATTTTTATCACTCCACGGGCCAGCAACTCTGCCTCGGCCCCGCGCACCATGTCTTCCGCCGTCGGCGCAATGTCGCACTGGATGGGTATTACTCCCCACAAAAGATTCAATGTGTTGGTGATCCGGTGTTCGTGGGCGAACGCGTACGTCGGACACTTCGGCCGGTACTTCGACACTAGGCGAGCCGTATTGCCCGTCTGTGTGAACACGGCGATTGCCTTCATATCCAGTTCCTGAGCTGCGTGCGCCACAGACTCGCAGATTGTCTCCGAGATCGACAACGGCTTTCGGTCGCTCCGCCGCCGTGTCGGGATCTCTTTCATGTGCGCCTCGGTTTCCACGATGATGCGCGCCATCATGCTCGCCGCTTCCACCGGATGCTTCCCGCTCGCCGTCTCTCCCGAAAGCATTACCGCGTCTGTGCCGTCGAAGATCGCGTTCGCCACGTCGCTCGCTTCCGCTCGCGTCGGACGCGGATTCTCAATCATCGACTCCAGCATCTGCGTCGCGGTAATCACCGGCTTTCGCCAATCCAAAGCGCGCTTGATCACATGCTTCTGGATGATGGGTACCTGCTCCGGCGGGACCTCCACGCCGAGGTCGCCTCGCGCGACCATTACGCCGTCGGTCACCTCGAAGATCGACTCTAAATTCTCGATTGCCTGTGGCTTTTCCAGCTTTGAGATGACGGGAACTTTTCCACCCAGCGAACGGATATAGCGCTTCGTGATCAGGACGTCCTCGGCCGTGCGCACGAACGACATCGCAATCAGGTCGATCCCGTGCTTCAGCCCGAACTCGATATCGGCTTTGTCCTTGTCGGTAATCGACGGCAGACTCACCGGCGTTCCCGGTAAATTGATGCCCTTGTGCTCACCAATGAGTCCGCCATTGATGACCTCGCACTCCACATCCTCGCCGTGAACCGAAATCACGCGGAGTTCGATCAGTCCGTCTGCCAGTAGAATCCGCGCTCCCGGCTCGACATCTTTGGCAATCGGGAACGTCGTCGAGAGCATCGATGCTGTACCGAGCACATTCTTGCCTGTAAGCGTCAGCCGCTCTCCGGCCTTCAGGGCAACTGGCGTGCGGTCACGCAACTTGCCGGTGCGCATCTTCGGGCCTTGCAGGTCCTGGAGCAGGCAGATGATACGGTCTTCCTGCTCGGCCACGCGGCGGACCAACTGAATCATGCGCGCGTGGTCTTCGTGCGTGCCGTGCGAGAAGTTCAGCCGCGCCACATCCATTCCGGCGCGCATAAGTTCGCGGATCGTGTGTTCCGTGTTACTCGAGGGGCCGAGCGTACACACCATCTTGGCGCGTCGCGAAGAGTATCCGGCAACGGATTGGAAACTAGTCGTGCTCATGAAGGAAATGCGATTGTAACGAACCAGCCCGTCCCGGGAAAACGCCGATTTCAGCGTGCCCGCTTCTTGCGCGGAGTTACAGGAATAATGGTGGTTTCACCGGTGGCAAAAGCACGTGGATAAAGGACGGCATTGAACTCCGCGCCGAGCAGTACGATCACCGAAATGATGTAAAGCCACACGAGCAGCACGATGGCCGCTGCCAGTGATCCGTAGAAGAGGCTGTACTGGGCGAAGTGGCGGACGTAGTAGCCGAAGCCGGCGGTGGCCGGGAACCACAAGCCTGTCGCCAGAACTGCTCCGGCGATCACGCTGTGCCATCGCTGCGTCCGCGGAACGGCGTGGTGGTAGATGAGAGCCATCACCGAAATTCCGGTAAGGATCGCGATGATCCATCGCAGGATGGTCCAGAGGAGGATGATGTAGGGCTCGACCATGTGGCCGAGTTCGTAGGCCATGCGGTCGGCGAACTGCTGCTCGATCTCGTTTCCGAAGGCGACGAGCATAGTGGCGAAGCTCAATGGGATTCCGGCCATCACCACCAGTCCGAAGGCGATGAAGCGTTCCTTGATCAATCCCCAGGTGTTCGGCAGTTTGTACGCCAGGCGGAAGTAGAGCATCCACGAGGTCATCACGCCGGACGCCGTCCAGAGAGTGATCAGGGAGGCGAGGATCATCACGCGGAATGGACGCGCCTGGGTGATGTCGAAGTACTGGCGGACGGCGAGTGCGATTCCGGGCGGAAGCAGGCGTCCGAGATCGCGGGCGAGTTCATCGGCGAACGCGCGCGTGCTGTCGTACATCACCATCAGCGAAGTGGCGAGCATGAGGGCGGGGAAGAAGGTGAGGATGGAAGAGAAAGCTGAGCCCTTGGCGTGTCCCAGAGCGTCGTTTTGGAACGCGCGCCACGCCGCGAGTTTGAGAATTCGGAGAAAGCGTCTCATTCTCTTCGGGGTAGCTTACAGAATTGCGGTGACGAGTGGCTAGTAGATAGTGTCAGCGCAACCCGGAGCGCAACAGGGTCTGCGCTGTCCAGCGAAGAGTAGCGAGCGCTTCCGCGTCGTCGAGACGGCAGACATCTTTCATGATAATGAGAGCTTCGACGCTGAGCGTGAGGGCGAGTGCCGCGCGAAGTCGCTGCAACTGACGCTTGGTCAATTTTTCTTTCAGCGGTTCCAGGACTTTGTCGAGCCAACGCACCCTGCGGCCCTGGCGAACTGGGAGGTGATCTTTTCCGTTGCGGTTGGCGAGCCAGACTCCAAGCGACGCCTGTAAGAGGCTGCGCATGGCGACTTCGTTATCGAGGGCGAAGCGGTTGAACTTGTCCTGGAGCTGAAGCATACGGGCCTCGACGTCATCGCCCGAGAGTTGCGCGACGAGTTCGTCGATCGGTTTCACGGCGGGATTGATTTCAGCGACTTCGAGCAGCATGGAGTCCTGAGTTGGGAAATAGCGGTATGCTGTGGCGCGCGAAACTTTGGCGTGCTCGGCGGCTTCGGCGACGGTGGGGGGAGTGCCACGACGGAGGAGTTCTTCGGCGGCGGCGATAAGGGCCGAGCGGGTCCGCTCTTTCTGGTTGGCGCGCGGGTCTTCTTGACGTGATACCGACATATCCTTATGATACTTAAGTCTCATTACGAGGCGCAAGTCTATTTACGGAGTTTCCCGCCATGCCAATGACACGCGAACAGATGGACCAGGTAGTGACCGAGCACTTCATGTACGAAGCCATGGACAATATCGAAGGTGTCCTCGGGAGCCTGGTTGCCGACGCGGAACACGAGATGGTTCCCTCGCCGATGGGCGGCGCCCTGCATAATGCCGACCAGATCCGCGCGTTCTACAACATGCTTTTTGCCGACATTAAGGGCGAAGATGTAACCCCCGTGCGCCGGTTATACGGCGACACCTTCATGGTCGACGAAGCGATCTGGCACGGCCGGGTGGAGAACGGGCGCTCGTTCGGCTGCGCCGGCAAGAGCGGCAAAGTCAGCTTCCGCATTCTGCACGTGTTCGAGTTCCGCGACGGCAAAATCAGCCGAGAAAATGTCTGGTGCGATATTGCAGCAATACAGCAGCAGTTAGGGGTCACGGCCTTAGCGGCTAGCAGCTAGGGGCTGGGGGCTAGCAGCTAGCGGTCAGGGGCTAGGGGCTAGCGGCTAGCGGCTAGAGATGAAGAACTCGGCTGTTAGCTGTTCGCTATTCGCCAATGGTAAAAGCTTCAGGCACACACAAAACCTCATCTGCTGGCTCGCTGTTCCCTCCATCCTTTGATAGCCGTGGTCCGCTGATGTTCACGGTCATATGCTGGTCTCCTTTTTCTGAGTTTCGGATTCGCAGAGTGGAGGGGTTTGCGGCTGGTTGGAGGGTGGGAATTGGCTGCGGATCTCGAGCAGAGTCTGGAGGAGATGTCCGGCGAGATTGGGTTGTTCGTCGTTCTCTTCTTCCTCTCTGTCATCACGAGCGGACTTCTGGCTCGTTGAGGGCTTGGCCTTAAGCTTCATTTCGGCTTGGGCGCGGGCTTCGGCTTCGAGCTTTTCTTCGTCGAGTGGGGAGCGGGCGTCGCGGCGCTGGATGACGGATGCGGCGACCTGATAACCGTAAAGCGCGAGCGAGCAGAGACGGGGATCAAGATTGCCGGAGAGCCCGGCCTCGATAGTCTGGTGAATGCCGAGGAGGATGGAGCGCGAATCCTCGAAGACGGGCACGCGGTAATCGGTATGCCCGGTGGGTAGCTCGGTCCGACGATGGTATCGCATATGGTAGTAGCAATAGTGCTGGTTGCGGGTGGCGACGGCGCCGCAACGCTTGCCGTCGGTCTTGATGTGCTCACAAATGGGAGCCTGCATATCTTGTCCTCCAAATAAAAATGCCCGGCGCTCGGCCAGGCTGGGTGTGG encodes:
- the pyk gene encoding pyruvate kinase, which gives rise to MSTTSFQSVAGYSSRRAKMVCTLGPSSNTEHTIRELMRAGMDVARLNFSHGTHEDHARMIQLVRRVAEQEDRIICLLQDLQGPKMRTGKLRDRTPVALKAGERLTLTGKNVLGTASMLSTTFPIAKDVEPGARILLADGLIELRVISVHGEDVECEVINGGLIGEHKGINLPGTPVSLPSITDKDKADIEFGLKHGIDLIAMSFVRTAEDVLITKRYIRSLGGKVPVISKLEKPQAIENLESIFEVTDGVMVARGDLGVEVPPEQVPIIQKHVIKRALDWRKPVITATQMLESMIENPRPTRAEASDVANAIFDGTDAVMLSGETASGKHPVEAASMMARIIVETEAHMKEIPTRRRSDRKPLSISETICESVAHAAQELDMKAIAVFTQTGNTARLVSKYRPKCPTYAFAHEHRITNTLNLLWGVIPIQCDIAPTAEDMVRGAEAELLARGVIKMGDVMGVISGTLGSTGSTNLMRLHTVGTDNISGNTEPEERRPAKVKTVRQKP
- a CDS encoding YihY/virulence factor BrkB family protein, which gives rise to MRRFLRILKLAAWRAFQNDALGHAKGSAFSSILTFFPALMLATSLMVMYDSTRAFADELARDLGRLLPPGIALAVRQYFDITQARPFRVMILASLITLWTASGVMTSWMLYFRLAYKLPNTWGLIKERFIAFGLVVMAGIPLSFATMLVAFGNEIEQQFADRMAYELGHMVEPYIILLWTILRWIIAILTGISVMALIYHHAVPRTQRWHSVIAGAVLATGLWFPATAGFGYYVRHFAQYSLFYGSLAAAIVLLVWLYIISVIVLLGAEFNAVLYPRAFATGETTIIPVTPRKKRAR
- a CDS encoding helix-turn-helix domain-containing protein, which produces MSVSRQEDPRANQKERTRSALIAAAEELLRRGTPPTVAEAAEHAKVSRATAYRYFPTQDSMLLEVAEINPAVKPIDELVAQLSGDDVEARMLQLQDKFNRFALDNEVAMRSLLQASLGVWLANRNGKDHLPVRQGRRVRWLDKVLEPLKEKLTKRQLQRLRAALALTLSVEALIIMKDVCRLDDAEALATLRWTAQTLLRSGLR
- a CDS encoding ester cyclase, which produces MPMTREQMDQVVTEHFMYEAMDNIEGVLGSLVADAEHEMVPSPMGGALHNADQIRAFYNMLFADIKGEDVTPVRRLYGDTFMVDEAIWHGRVENGRSFGCAGKSGKVSFRILHVFEFRDGKISRENVWCDIAAIQQQLGVTALAASS